In Phycisphaerae bacterium RAS2, the DNA window CGACGCCCTGCTCGCTGTCGCGTCGTTTTTCATCCTGCTCTGCTCGCCCGTGCTCATTCGCCGGATCTGGGCCACGCGCCGCCTCCCCGACGGCCCGCTGCGCCGACGCTTCGTCGACACCTGCCGACGCATCGGCCTGCGTTACCGGGAGATTCTTCTCTGGCAGACGCACGGCACGACGATCAACGCCGCCGTGATGGGGTTCATCCCGCCGATGCGATACATTCTCGTGTCCGACGCGCTCCTGGAGAATCTCGACGACGAGGAAATTGAAGCCGTCTTCGGGCATGAAGCCGGTCACGTTCACCACTGGCATCTGCCGCTCTTCGGAGTCTTCGCCCTGGTGACCATGTACCTTGCCGGCGGCGCGTTCATTCTGCTCCAGCGCATGCGATGGGTCACTGACCCGGCCCTCCTGGAGTTCATCAGCCTGGCTATCCTGCTTGCCCTTTGGCTCTTCGCATTCGGCTGGCTGTCGCGCAAGTTTGAACGGCAGGCCGATCTCTTCGGTGTTCAATGCGTCACGCCCGACATCACGGTCTGTGTGCCGCAATGCCGTGTACACGGCGAGCCGCCCACCGCCGGCGTCTGCACCACCGCTGCGAATGTATTCGGTCGCACCCTTGGGCGCATTGCCGATCTCAACGGCATCGCCCGTGACGCGCCGAGCTGGCGACACGGAAGCATCGCGTCTCGCTGTCGACTGCTGGAGGCGTTTCTCGCAAGCCCCGCGAGGCTCGCACGATTTGAAAGGCAACTCGCCGCCATCAAGGTCGGCCTGATCGCCTCCGCCATCGCGGGGACAATCGTCGCGGTGTTCATCTACTGGCCGTTTGTGATGGGTGCGATGCAGAACGCTGGGAGACCGCCTGCTAGTACGAGGACAACGGAACGGGCACCGACCGCTCAAGGGTCAGCAGCAACTCGGCCATCAACTCGGCATCCGTCGGGTCCAGGAACCCCGACGAATCCAAGTCGGCCACACAGAACCACGCAGCCGGCCCCACACCAAGAAATGCATTGACGAAGAGCTGGATGTCCGCGCCATCGACTCGACCGTCGCCGTTCATGTCGCCGCTGCCCGGCAACCCCACCAGGAACTCGTCGGCCCCGACATCAATGCGACAGCCCATGACTCGCGGCTGACCGTCGATTTCCATGGCTTCGGGCGGCACCAGGAGAATCGGATCGCCGGTGTTGATGCAGGGCGATGCAACGGAAATCTCCACGCAATCGTCGGCCGTGCCGGAGAGGCCGTCCGGCCCGTCAAGATTAACGAAGCCCGGGTTGCCGCTGAAGTTGCCGACCCCGCCAAACAGACCGGTCCAGCCCTGCATGCAGTTGAAGCGTGTGGTTGGAAGCGGGCCGATTACTTTGACCTGCGCGGCTTCGTTCTGCCCGTTGATATCGCGGTTGTACCAGAGGATGTCGCCCTGAATCACACCCGCGCCATTCTGCTGATGGATGCCCGCGCCGCCTACCACGAAGCATCGATTATTCACGATGGTACATCCTTCAACCGTCAAGGCAGCGTTGGAATTGGAAATGCCTCCGCCACGGTCAAACCCGATGTTAGCAACCAATGCGCTGTCTCGGACGATCAAGCTGCCGAGGTTGTTATGGATCGCGCCGCCAAAGTCGCCCGCGAAATTGTTGATGAACCGGCTTGCCAGGACGGTTGTCACGCCCTGCGCCCCATACAGTGCGCCGCCGTCGTCGGCAGCGAGATTGTCCCGAAACACGCAACTGCGAATCAACGGACTGCCGCGGTCGTTGTAATACGCGCCGCCGCCGTCGTTGCCGATGACCGTGTCATTCAATTGAATGTTGTCCTGAAACAGACAGCCCGTGACCTGCGGCGTTCCAAAGAAGTGGTACACAGCGCCGCCGAAGAACCCCGCGAAGTTATCGAGGAACGAGCAGTCAGTCAGCGTGAACGTGCTGTTCGAACCGCCGATCGCCCCGCCCGAAAAATCCGCCGAATTGTTCGCGAACGTGCAGGCGATGGCCGTCGTGCTTCCGCCGCTCAGCGTTACGGCGCCCCCGGTGCCGAACGTCGAATTGCCATTGAACTGGCATCCCTCAAACGTCGGA includes these proteins:
- the htpX gene encoding Protease HtpX; the protein is MYFLVILAFALVLSGNLPIAELQFIKGGASLSDALPAALPAIGCVVVSLGAALLARRWVSAAKHHDVGHADDGAARLSRAGFGLSLVHGVLLCTLLLATPWPRFLRGPLGLDRWPLADELVMLAPFFASVLIQWVVFFPVERAFRHAAVHAADSNDEAASHGPEPEVALGAYLLDKCRHQILVIAAPMILIVFVKHFTEAIKPNQPDGSFLPSPLLSAWLPVKLHGYAADALLAVASFFILLCSPVLIRRIWATRRLPDGPLRRRFVDTCRRIGLRYREILLWQTHGTTINAAVMGFIPPMRYILVSDALLENLDDEEIEAVFGHEAGHVHHWHLPLFGVFALVTMYLAGGAFILLQRMRWVTDPALLEFISLAILLALWLFAFGWLSRKFERQADLFGVQCVTPDITVCVPQCRVHGEPPTAGVCTTAANVFGRTLGRIADLNGIARDAPSWRHGSIASRCRLLEAFLASPARLARFERQLAAIKVGLIASAIAGTIVAVFIYWPFVMGAMQNAGRPPASTRTTERAPTAQGSAATRPSTRHPSGPGTPTNPSRPHRTTQPAPHQEMH